TCGGCGCTGACGGATCAAGCTCAACCATTCGCAGGCTTTCCGGTATCCCCCGGGAAAAATATGGCATCGGAATCAACTATTCGGTCCCCGGAGATTTTAAGAATATGGAATGGCATCTTGACTATAACCTCTTTGGGAATGGCTATGCCTGGATCTTCCCGCACCGGGAGTGCGCATCCATAGGAGTCTTTGCCGGCCATCTCTCTATCAAGGCAGATCGACTGAAAAAAAATTTTCACCTCTGGTGCAAAAATCGTGGTATTAATCTTGACGGTTTGAGGCTGACTGCCGCCCTGATCAACTACGACTATCGGGGCTGGCGCTTCGGCAACCTGTTCCTGGCAGGAGACGCCGCAGGTCTTGCCTCCCCTCTCACCGGTGAAGGGATTTATCCGGGCATTATTTCCGGGGAGGAAATTGCAAAAACCATCCTCAACCGGAATCATGACCAGAGTGTCATGCAACGCCTTCTCAAGAGACACAGGTTTCATCTCGGAATGGTGGAATTCACTGCCCGCAGCCGACTGCTCTGCAACTTGACAACAGAACTGGCGGCGCTGGCCCTTCGTTCCGGGGTTTTGCCCTTTAACAAAATTGAAATGACCGGCTGACATTCTCCGGGGAGTCTGCAATGAGCGACAGCAAAAAGAAAAACACCATCATTTACAATCTCGTATTTTTAGCCATCTGCGGCGGGCTATTCCTCTTCCTCTGGAACGCACCTCCGGAAACAACTCACAGACTGCCGCACGACTCCGACCACGAGCGATTCCATGCGATGGGCAAAAAAGATGCGGAAAAATTCTGCACCGAATGCCACAATCCGGAGGGAGTAAAACCTCTGCCTGAAAATCATCCGCCGAAATACCGCTGTCTGTTCTGCCACAAGAAAGACGGCTGAGAAATCCAACCTTATAAAAATCGGGCAATGAGCAAATCTTTTCAGTACGAGTGCACCACTCAATCAGAAACCGGGAAACTGGCCGTAGCCCTGGCTGCTCTTGCAATCCCCGGCGACATCATTCTTTTAAATGGCCCTCTTGGCGCCGGAAAAACCACCTTCTGCCAGTATTTCGGGACCGGACTGGGGGTTCCGGAAACCTGCTACATTACCAGCCCCACGTTCAGCCTTCTCCATGAATATCCCGGCAGGATGCCCATGTATCATCTGGACCTCTACAGACTGGCCAACGAAAACGAAATCGAGGAACTCGGATTTCCGGACTATCTCTATGGAAACGGCGTCTCACTCATCGAATGGCCGGACCGGCTGGGAACCCTCACCCCGGAAGAACATCTGCTGATCATGATCACCCCCACCGGCGACCTATCGCGGAACTACTCATTCTGCGCAATCGGCAATCAGTGGTCGATGCGGATCGACTTACTCAAAGACCAACTGAAGCGAGCAAAGACCGACACCTTCTGAAGGTCAGGCGGCTTTCGGATAATTTCCGGGGGAATCCCATTCGTGGGGCAAAATCGGAGGGAGGTTGATCGTGGCCCGTGCCCGGTCACAGCGATCATTGCAGACACCGTTTACCCAGGAGGCAGGAAAATCGCGACAGACCGAGGAACGTCTTTCATAAATTGAGCAGGACACCCTCCTGCCGATAACTCCCAGCAAAGCGACACACCGATCACCTCCCGGTTCGGTGGTCAACATACAGCGACGAAAAGGGGTCAGCTGCCTTGTCATCTCAACCGGCACCCCGTTTTCAGAAACATCATCCGCCTCGGCCCAGTAAAACGATGCACGATACATGGCACAACAGGCTCCGCAGTCCAGACACGGGTTAAATCCTTCGCGACCCATACGACACAACCTATTGAAATAATTGTGATTTAAAGAATAAATACAATTGTCTGCCGAATTCAGGCGAGTGAATATGCGTTATTTCATCTGAAAATGCAAGACAATGTTCAGCAAGATGGAACAGGAAGAGAAAGATTGCTTTTGCTCCGCAAAAGAGGATATCATCTCGTTTCCGCCGACCGCGACAACCTTAACTGATTGCATGTTCAGAGATTTTGATGCAGGAAAAACACGAAATTCGGCCAGACCAGTCGATAGAACTATTGAAAGAGCTGCATATCCTTACCCGTGACGGGAAACTGAATCAGGACAGCAGACGCAAACTCAAGCAGGTCTATCATCTCTATCATTTTATCGAGCCACTCCTCAAATCCGTTCAGGAAGATCATTCCGACATCACCCTGGTCGATCATGGTGCCGGGAAATCGTATCTCGGATTCATCCTCTACGACCTGTTCTTCAAGAATCAGGACAACGACTCGCATATTTTCGGCATCGAAACACGGGAAGAGCTGGTGCTGAAATCTCAGGCCCTGGCAGCCCGGCTGAATTTTCCCGGCATGTCATTCCTTGAATTATCGGTCGCTGAGTCCATTGACTCCGGATTCCTGCCGGCAAAGGTGGATGTGGTGACGGCATTGCATGCCTGCGATACCGCCACCGATGACGCCATTCGTTTTGCCCTGAGGAAACAGGCGCAATTTATCGTCGTGGTGCCTTGTTGCCAGGCCGAAGTTGCGGCGCTGTTACGGAAAAACAAGGGAGAGGCGCTGGCCTTAAGCAGCTTAACCGAAATCTGGCGGCATTCCCTCCATACTCGCGAATTCGGCAGCCTGGTCACCAATGTACTTCGTTGCCTGCAACTCGAAGCGCATGGCTACCAGGTCACGGTCACCGAACTGGTCGGCTGGGAGCACTCCATGAAAAACGAACTGATTATCGCCCGCTACAAGGACCTGCCGCGTCGCCGCCCAAGAGAAAGGTTACAGGAAATACTGATGACCCTCGGGCTTGAGGAATTGAGTTCCAGATTTTTCACCGGGACATAAATTTCCGGCATTGCTCAACTATTCCGCTTTGCATATTTTTCGACAACCTTGGCCAGAATGTCTCGGATGATCGGCTTGGTCAGGACATCGTTCATCCCGGCATCAAGACATTTCTGTCGATCCTCCGCCCTCGCGTGAGCTGTTAGCCCGACAATCGGAACCGGGTCCTGCCTTCCGGCAAGACATTCATATTCATCACGCTGCCCCAGGCTTTCGATCTCCCGGATCTTCCTGGTCGCAGTCAGGCCATCCATATTCGGCATCTGGATATCCATCAGGATTAGGTCATAAACTCCGTTCTTGACCTTGTCCAGCGCCGCCACTCCATCCCCGGCGACATCAACCACACACCCCTGTTTTTTGATCAGAATCAGCGCCAGTTTCTGGTTGACCGGGTTATCCTCCACCAGCAGAACTCTTCCCGGTTCAGCTCCGGCCTCGGCAGTTGCTTTTCTCGAT
The Pseudomonadota bacterium DNA segment above includes these coding regions:
- a CDS encoding YkgJ family cysteine cluster protein, translating into MGREGFNPCLDCGACCAMYRASFYWAEADDVSENGVPVEMTRQLTPFRRCMLTTEPGGDRCVALLGVIGRRVSCSIYERRSSVCRDFPASWVNGVCNDRCDRARATINLPPILPHEWDSPGNYPKAA
- a CDS encoding NAD(P)/FAD-dependent oxidoreductase; this encodes MKYHTIIAGAGPAGLACARVLGEAGKKVLIVEEKSVVGQKICAGGITWSGISRFLPPDLIEKSFPIQHLRTPRQRITLCSPFPLVSTVNRKKLGAWMLQQALEAGAEMVTARVSGFSGNSVETSSGTFEGDYVVGADGSSSTIRRLSGIPREKYGIGINYSVPGDFKNMEWHLDYNLFGNGYAWIFPHRECASIGVFAGHLSIKADRLKKNFHLWCKNRGINLDGLRLTAALINYDYRGWRFGNLFLAGDAAGLASPLTGEGIYPGIISGEEIAKTILNRNHDQSVMQRLLKRHRFHLGMVEFTARSRLLCNLTTELAALALRSGVLPFNKIEMTG
- the tsaE gene encoding tRNA (adenosine(37)-N6)-threonylcarbamoyltransferase complex ATPase subunit type 1 TsaE, coding for MSKSFQYECTTQSETGKLAVALAALAIPGDIILLNGPLGAGKTTFCQYFGTGLGVPETCYITSPTFSLLHEYPGRMPMYHLDLYRLANENEIEELGFPDYLYGNGVSLIEWPDRLGTLTPEEHLLIMITPTGDLSRNYSFCAIGNQWSMRIDLLKDQLKRAKTDTF
- a CDS encoding SAM-dependent methyltransferase, which produces MQEKHEIRPDQSIELLKELHILTRDGKLNQDSRRKLKQVYHLYHFIEPLLKSVQEDHSDITLVDHGAGKSYLGFILYDLFFKNQDNDSHIFGIETREELVLKSQALAARLNFPGMSFLELSVAESIDSGFLPAKVDVVTALHACDTATDDAIRFALRKQAQFIVVVPCCQAEVAALLRKNKGEALALSSLTEIWRHSLHTREFGSLVTNVLRCLQLEAHGYQVTVTELVGWEHSMKNELIIARYKDLPRRRPRERLQEILMTLGLEELSSRFFTGT